In the genome of Tropicibacter oceani, one region contains:
- a CDS encoding lysoplasmalogenase → MTDWALSLAAAASLIYLLRFAVQGPSLAKSVIKTLSVALLAYVAWAQHLPPLLTLGLMLGALGDAFLSREGDRAFLAGLASFALSHLAYVALFVAHPGADLAALTDPAFLPFTAAIVALVLGMGWRLWPVTGDLRAPVMVYVAIIAAMGLSALALGPPVLWAALLFIVSDTILATELFLMKPGNRWRKLASRLVWVTYWGAQVLFLLSFLALDALQGKS, encoded by the coding sequence GTGACCGATTGGGCGCTTTCCCTCGCGGCGGCCGCGTCGCTGATCTATCTGCTGCGCTTTGCCGTGCAGGGGCCATCGCTGGCCAAATCGGTGATCAAGACGCTTTCGGTGGCCTTGCTGGCCTATGTCGCATGGGCCCAGCATCTGCCGCCCCTGCTGACGCTGGGGCTGATGCTGGGCGCCTTGGGCGATGCGTTTTTGTCGCGCGAAGGCGATCGCGCCTTTCTTGCAGGATTGGCCAGCTTTGCCCTGTCGCACCTGGCCTATGTGGCGCTGTTCGTGGCGCATCCCGGCGCCGATCTGGCGGCGCTGACTGACCCGGCCTTTTTGCCTTTCACCGCGGCCATCGTGGCGCTGGTGCTGGGCATGGGCTGGCGGTTGTGGCCGGTCACCGGCGATCTGCGCGCCCCGGTCATGGTCTATGTCGCGATCATCGCCGCGATGGGGCTTTCGGCACTGGCGCTTGGCCCGCCGGTGCTGTGGGCGGCGCTGCTGTTCATCGTCTCGGACACCATCCTGGCGACCGAGCTGTTCTTGATGAAACCCGGCAATCGCTGGCGCAAACTGGCCTCGCGGCTGGTCTGGGTCACCTATTGGGGGGCGCAGGTGCTTTTCCTGCTTTCGTTCCTGGCCTTGGACGCCCTGCAGGGCAAATCCTAG
- a CDS encoding DMT family transporter: MTDWLISIEGTEAGHQLALALAIMAAFLHAVFGALQKGRHDPWLSRGAIDGAYGLMAAPFALFVVPWPEPHMWAIFAGAFVIHTIYKLLQAYAYTRGAYTVVYPVVRGTGPLFAVVGAGLIFGEHFTPVQWLGVATLLAGIFGLALYNYLYLVTARETLVAALGFAFATGLFVALYTTYDAYGIRATANPFTFLAWFFMIDGIAIPIIATLRYRSMIDPPDLGPLLTRGVIGAVIAFFSFGGIMLATRLDKVGEAAVLRETSTVFAALIGWLVLKETVGPRRVALMALIALGAVIVEIGG, encoded by the coding sequence TTGACCGACTGGCTGATTTCTATCGAAGGCACCGAAGCGGGCCACCAACTGGCGCTGGCCCTTGCGATCATGGCCGCCTTTCTGCACGCGGTCTTTGGCGCGCTGCAAAAGGGCCGGCACGACCCCTGGCTGTCGCGCGGCGCGATTGACGGCGCCTATGGGCTGATGGCTGCGCCCTTCGCCCTGTTCGTGGTTCCCTGGCCCGAACCGCACATGTGGGCAATCTTTGCGGGCGCCTTCGTTATCCACACCATCTACAAATTGCTGCAGGCCTATGCCTATACCCGCGGCGCCTATACGGTGGTCTATCCGGTGGTGCGCGGGACCGGGCCGCTGTTTGCGGTCGTCGGCGCGGGGCTGATCTTTGGCGAACATTTCACGCCCGTGCAGTGGCTGGGCGTTGCGACCTTGCTGGCGGGGATCTTCGGGCTGGCGCTCTACAACTACCTCTACCTGGTTACCGCGCGCGAAACGCTTGTTGCGGCGCTGGGGTTCGCCTTTGCCACCGGGCTGTTCGTGGCGCTGTATACCACTTATGACGCCTATGGCATCCGCGCCACGGCCAATCCTTTCACTTTCCTGGCGTGGTTTTTCATGATCGACGGGATCGCCATCCCGATCATCGCCACGCTGCGCTATCGTTCGATGATCGATCCGCCGGACCTCGGGCCGCTTTTGACGCGGGGGGTCATCGGCGCCGTCATCGCGTTTTTCAGCTTTGGCGGCATCATGCTGGCCACGCGGCTCGACAAGGTCGGAGAGGCGGCGGTCTTGCGCGAAACCTCGACCGTCTTCGCGGCGCTGATCGGCTGGCTGGTGCTCAAGGAAACCGTGGGGCCGCGCCGCGTCGCGCTGATGGCCTTGATCGCTTTGGGTGCGGTCATCGTTGAGATTGGTGGCTGA
- a CDS encoding Lrp/AsnC family transcriptional regulator, with protein MQIDEIDQRLITLLSEDARLPVADLARRLGIARTTVQARIERLQTRGLIDGFTIRRGAALRPALRATVLISIEPRAGAAVLARLRKLPVVEAVHTTSGRVDMIVTLVAQTTEELDRTLDLIGEAQGVKSSESLIHLSTKMDRGQG; from the coding sequence ATGCAAATCGACGAAATCGACCAACGGCTGATCACCCTGCTGTCCGAAGACGCGCGGCTGCCGGTTGCGGATCTGGCGCGGAGACTGGGGATTGCGCGCACCACGGTGCAGGCGCGGATCGAACGGCTGCAGACTCGCGGTTTGATCGACGGGTTTACCATCCGGCGCGGGGCGGCGCTGCGCCCGGCGCTGCGGGCCACGGTGCTGATCAGCATCGAGCCGCGTGCGGGCGCGGCCGTTCTGGCGCGGCTGCGCAAACTGCCGGTGGTCGAGGCGGTGCACACGACGTCAGGGCGGGTGGACATGATCGTGACGCTGGTCGCGCAGACCACCGAAGAACTGGACAGGACGCTGGACCTGATCGGCGAGGCGCAGGGGGTCAAAAGCTCGGAAAGCCTGATCCACCTCAGCACCAAGATGGACCGTGGTCAGGGGTGA
- a CDS encoding inner membrane-spanning protein YciB, translating into MSHKPINPGLKTALEMGPILAFFGAYLWLKDRIFVIGGTEYEGFIVVTAAFIPVFLIATGVLWKLTGHLSRMQAVTAVLIVVFGGLSVWLNDERFFKMKPTLIYLLFGTTLAIGLMRGESWLRSVMEGLMPLKHQGWMILTRRVTMLFFGLAVLNEVIWRTMSTETWVYFKTFGLTAAIFLFFISQSGLFKAYSIEDDKDPGAQ; encoded by the coding sequence ATGTCGCACAAACCGATCAATCCTGGCCTGAAGACTGCCCTGGAAATGGGGCCGATCCTGGCGTTTTTTGGTGCCTATCTCTGGCTCAAGGACCGGATTTTTGTCATCGGCGGGACCGAATACGAAGGCTTCATCGTCGTCACGGCGGCCTTCATCCCGGTTTTCCTGATCGCCACGGGCGTCTTGTGGAAACTGACCGGTCACCTCAGCCGGATGCAGGCGGTCACGGCGGTGTTGATCGTGGTCTTTGGCGGGCTGTCTGTCTGGCTGAACGACGAACGGTTCTTCAAGATGAAACCGACGCTGATTTACCTGTTGTTCGGCACCACGCTGGCCATCGGGCTGATGCGCGGAGAAAGCTGGCTGCGGTCGGTCATGGAAGGGCTGATGCCGCTCAAGCATCAGGGCTGGATGATCCTGACGCGGCGGGTGACCATGCTGTTCTTTGGTCTTGCGGTCCTGAACGAGGTGATCTGGCGCACGATGAGCACGGAAACCTGGGTCTATTTCAAGACCTTCGGGCTGACGGCGGCGATTTTCCTGTTCTTCATCTCGCAGTCCGGCCTGTTCAAGGCCTACAGCATCGAGGACGACAAGGACCCGGGCGCGCAATAG
- a CDS encoding NAD(P)H-dependent oxidoreductase subunit E, whose amino-acid sequence MALDERKGVWKSGKGKGRHTPKGRQLDDQAWDQVRALLGDRPRRRDLLIEFLHLVQDAFGHLSAAHLRALAEEMRLSQAEVYEVASFYAHFDVVREGETPPPALTIRVCDSLSCELAGAEQLRAALEDGLDPAQVRVLRAPCMGRCDTAPTLELGHNHIDHATPEKVLAAIHAGETHPVIPDYQGLAEYRADGGYRRLTELRQNGDWEAVQDAVAASGLRGLGGAGFPSGKKWGFVRANPGPRYLAVNGDEGEPGTFKDRHHLEREPHMFLEGMLIAAWAVEAQTCFIYMRDEYPAVLEILRREIAALEAAGIVQSGFIDLRRGAGAYICGEESAMIESIEGKRGMPRHRPPFVAQVGVFGQPTLVHNVETLYWVARIARFGPEVLNSVERNGRTGLRNYSVSGRVKNPGVYLLPAGSTITDIIAAAGGMSDGHTFKAYQPGGPSSGLLPASMNDIPLDFDTLQPHGTFIGSAAVVVLSDHDSARDAALNMLRFFEDESCGQCTPCRVGCEKAVKLMMADKWDKGLLEELSTAMVDASICGLGQAAPNPIRMVIRHFPEEV is encoded by the coding sequence ATGGCACTGGATGAACGCAAGGGCGTCTGGAAATCGGGCAAGGGCAAGGGCCGGCACACCCCCAAGGGGCGTCAGCTGGACGATCAGGCCTGGGATCAGGTGCGCGCGCTTTTGGGCGACCGTCCGCGCCGCCGCGACCTGCTGATCGAATTCCTGCATCTGGTGCAGGATGCCTTTGGCCATCTGTCGGCCGCGCATCTGCGCGCCCTGGCCGAGGAAATGCGCCTGTCGCAGGCCGAGGTCTACGAGGTGGCCAGTTTTTACGCCCATTTCGACGTGGTGCGCGAAGGGGAAACCCCGCCGCCCGCGCTGACCATCCGGGTCTGCGATTCGCTGTCCTGCGAGCTTGCCGGCGCCGAACAGCTGCGCGCCGCGCTCGAAGACGGGCTGGACCCGGCGCAGGTCCGTGTGCTGCGCGCGCCCTGCATGGGCCGCTGCGACACCGCCCCCACGTTGGAGCTGGGCCATAACCACATCGACCACGCGACGCCCGAAAAGGTGCTGGCCGCGATCCATGCGGGCGAAACTCACCCGGTCATTCCCGACTATCAGGGTCTGGCCGAATACCGCGCCGATGGCGGTTATCGCCGCCTGACCGAGCTGCGCCAGAACGGCGATTGGGAGGCGGTGCAGGACGCCGTCGCCGCCTCGGGGCTGCGCGGTCTTGGCGGGGCGGGCTTTCCGTCGGGCAAGAAATGGGGCTTTGTGCGCGCAAACCCCGGCCCGCGCTACCTGGCGGTGAACGGGGACGAGGGCGAGCCGGGCACCTTCAAGGACCGCCACCATCTGGAGCGCGAACCGCACATGTTCCTCGAGGGGATGCTGATCGCCGCCTGGGCGGTCGAGGCGCAGACCTGTTTCATCTACATGCGCGACGAATACCCCGCGGTGCTGGAAATCCTGCGGCGCGAGATTGCCGCGCTCGAGGCGGCGGGCATCGTCCAGTCCGGTTTTATCGACCTGCGGCGCGGGGCGGGGGCCTATATCTGCGGCGAAGAAAGCGCGATGATCGAATCCATCGAAGGCAAACGCGGCATGCCGCGCCACCGACCGCCCTTCGTGGCGCAGGTCGGGGTCTTTGGTCAGCCGACCTTGGTGCACAATGTCGAAACCCTGTATTGGGTCGCCCGCATCGCCCGCTTTGGCCCCGAGGTTCTCAATTCCGTCGAACGCAACGGGCGCACCGGTCTGCGCAACTATTCCGTCTCGGGCCGGGTGAAGAACCCGGGCGTCTACCTGCTGCCTGCCGGGTCGACCATCACCGATATCATCGCAGCCGCCGGCGGCATGTCGGATGGCCACACCTTCAAGGCCTATCAGCCCGGTGGCCCGTCCTCGGGGCTGCTGCCCGCGTCGATGAACGACATCCCGCTGGATTTCGACACGCTGCAACCGCATGGCACCTTTATCGGGTCGGCCGCCGTTGTGGTGCTGTCCGATCACGACAGCGCCCGAGACGCCGCGCTGAACATGCTGCGCTTCTTCGAGGACGAAAGCTGTGGCCAATGCACGCCGTGCCGGGTGGGCTGCGAAAAGGCGGTCAAGCTGATGATGGCGGACAAGTGGGACAAGGGCCTGCTTGAGGAACTCAGCACCGCCATGGTCGATGCCTCGATCTGCGGGCTGGGGCAGGCGGCGCCGAACCCGATCCGCATGGTCATCAGGCATTTCCCCGAAGAAGTGTGA
- a CDS encoding LysR family transcriptional regulator, whose translation MRNLDITTLRSFVAVAQSGGVTRAAGFLNLTQSAVSMQLKRLEEMLGLQLLDRSGRGVALTPAGAQLLAYAQKMVDLNDEIYSRLTDQAWEGEITLGVPHDIVYPVIPEVLKRMGRSHPRVKVQLLSSYTRDLKMLFAKGEVDVMLTTEDRLDEGGESLVSVPLRWIGAPDGQAHRARPLRLAYNQNCGFRPGAMAHLDAAGIEWEMAVITDNDRTVEASVSADLAVSSCLEGHAPPQLAYIEPGVLPDQGQQHINLYGGSGKQALVETMKTYLRQGFASV comes from the coding sequence ATGCGCAATCTGGACATCACCACGCTTCGGTCCTTTGTCGCCGTGGCACAGTCGGGCGGGGTGACGCGCGCGGCGGGCTTTCTGAACCTGACGCAATCGGCGGTTTCGATGCAGCTCAAGCGGCTGGAAGAGATGCTGGGCCTGCAACTGCTGGACCGCAGCGGACGCGGTGTGGCGTTGACGCCGGCCGGGGCGCAATTGCTGGCCTATGCGCAAAAGATGGTGGACCTGAACGACGAGATCTACAGCCGCCTGACAGATCAGGCCTGGGAGGGCGAGATCACCCTGGGCGTGCCGCATGACATCGTCTATCCGGTGATCCCCGAGGTGCTCAAACGCATGGGGCGCAGCCATCCCCGGGTGAAGGTGCAATTGCTGAGTTCCTACACCCGCGACCTGAAGATGCTGTTCGCCAAGGGCGAGGTCGACGTGATGCTGACCACAGAGGACCGGCTGGACGAGGGCGGAGAATCGCTTGTGTCGGTGCCGCTACGCTGGATCGGCGCGCCAGACGGGCAGGCGCATCGCGCACGGCCCTTGCGGCTGGCCTATAACCAGAACTGCGGTTTTCGCCCCGGGGCCATGGCACACCTGGATGCCGCCGGGATCGAATGGGAAATGGCCGTGATCACCGACAACGACCGCACGGTCGAGGCGTCGGTCAGCGCCGATCTGGCGGTGTCATCCTGTCTGGAAGGGCATGCGCCGCCGCAGCTGGCCTATATCGAGCCGGGCGTTTTGCCCGATCAGGGCCAGCAGCACATCAACCTGTACGGCGGCAGTGGCAAACAGGCCCTTGTCGAGACGATGAAAACCTATCTGCGGCAGGGGTTTGCGTCGGTCTGA
- the ftsY gene encoding signal recognition particle-docking protein FtsY, with the protein MSLFGKLKNRLFKSSSKLDQGLEAIVEDGGQEVAADETPPPPPQETPPSPPREVPQSEPVTPDPAPETAPEPPIEAPRPAQPQEQPGSPPKPSQAPQEIPQPADPRPAPEPVRPKMPPAEAPQPADPAPATPPTELPSPGEDMVAPGPVDMAVAAALSVDADAPAAQKPGFLGRLLGRGGAKSAPVVKRVLDDDMVESLEELLIASDMGVDTALRVTANIAEGRMGRKLSVQEIKQLLASEIARIMEPVARPLPLYPTKPQVVLVVGVNGSGKTTTIGKLASQFRAAGKKVVIAAGDTFRAAAVEQLQVWGDRAGVPVLTAPEGSDPASLAFDAMTRAQADGADLLLIDTAGRLQNRQDLMEELAKIVRVIRKKDPEAPHNTLLVLDATTGQNALSQVETFQKLADVSGLVMTKLDGTAKGGVLVALADKFGLPIHAIGLGEQIDDLSPFDPEEFAAALTGLDAE; encoded by the coding sequence ATGTCCCTTTTCGGCAAGCTCAAGAACCGTTTGTTCAAATCCTCCTCCAAGCTCGACCAGGGCCTCGAGGCCATCGTCGAGGATGGCGGCCAGGAAGTCGCCGCAGACGAAACGCCGCCGCCCCCGCCGCAGGAAACACCGCCAAGCCCGCCGCGCGAGGTGCCGCAAAGCGAACCGGTCACGCCGGACCCGGCCCCCGAAACCGCGCCGGAACCGCCGATCGAGGCACCGCGCCCCGCCCAGCCACAAGAGCAGCCAGGCAGCCCGCCCAAACCGTCCCAGGCGCCGCAGGAAATCCCGCAGCCGGCCGATCCCAGGCCCGCCCCGGAACCCGTCCGGCCAAAGATGCCCCCGGCCGAGGCGCCCCAGCCCGCCGATCCTGCCCCGGCGACACCGCCGACCGAATTGCCCAGCCCGGGCGAAGACATGGTCGCCCCCGGCCCGGTGGACATGGCCGTCGCCGCGGCGCTTTCGGTCGATGCGGATGCGCCCGCCGCGCAAAAGCCCGGCTTTCTGGGACGCCTTCTGGGACGGGGCGGCGCGAAATCCGCCCCGGTGGTCAAGCGCGTGCTGGACGACGACATGGTCGAAAGCCTCGAAGAGCTGCTGATCGCCTCTGACATGGGCGTCGACACGGCCCTTCGCGTCACCGCCAACATCGCCGAAGGGCGCATGGGCCGCAAACTCTCGGTCCAGGAGATCAAGCAGCTGCTGGCCAGCGAAATCGCCCGCATCATGGAACCCGTCGCACGCCCGCTGCCGCTATATCCGACAAAGCCGCAGGTGGTGCTGGTGGTCGGGGTCAACGGCTCCGGCAAGACCACGACCATCGGCAAACTCGCCTCGCAGTTCCGCGCGGCAGGCAAAAAGGTGGTGATCGCCGCCGGCGACACCTTTCGCGCCGCCGCCGTCGAACAGCTTCAGGTCTGGGGAGATCGCGCCGGGGTGCCGGTGTTGACCGCGCCCGAAGGCTCCGACCCCGCCAGCCTTGCCTTTGACGCCATGACCCGCGCCCAGGCCGACGGCGCCGACCTGTTGCTGATCGACACGGCGGGCCGCTTGCAGAACCGCCAGGACCTGATGGAGGAACTGGCCAAGATCGTCCGCGTGATCCGAAAGAAAGACCCAGAGGCCCCGCACAACACCCTGTTGGTGCTTGACGCGACCACAGGCCAGAACGCCCTCAGCCAGGTCGAAACCTTCCAGAAACTCGCCGACGTCTCGGGCCTGGTGATGACCAAGCTGGACGGCACTGCCAAGGGCGGCGTGCTGGTGGCGCTGGCCGACAAGTTCGGCCTGCCGATCCATGCCATCGGACTGGGCGAGCAGATCGACGACCTGTCCCCCTTTGACCCCGAAGAATTCGCCGCAGCCCTGACCGGCCTCGACGCAGAATGA
- a CDS encoding alkane 1-monooxygenase, translating into MVRFAAVTWGMVALLALAMGLGGLWAALALLYITVFTWFMDKLAAMAAPDHPGAEFPAGDGLAISLGLVHFPLLFGGVWTIGAGALPALDKLLIFFALSLFLGQVSNSNAHELIHRAPRAMRRLGMAVYASVLYGHHASAHVRVHHVHAATDRDPNSARIGEHFYAFAARAWRGELVEGFRAESRLRRGKGLHPYVGYGLASLLALAAAWALAGLAGVAVLLALSAYAQMQLLLSDYVQHYGLRRGLIDPDRWEPVGPQHSWNSPHGFSSALMLNAPRHSDHHAHPSRPYPGLDLDRAVMPMLPHSLPVMAVLALVPPLWRRVMDKRAARWAQPAELR; encoded by the coding sequence ATGGTGCGCTTTGCGGCAGTGACATGGGGGATGGTGGCGCTATTGGCGCTGGCCATGGGGCTGGGCGGGCTTTGGGCCGCGCTGGCCCTGCTGTATATCACCGTCTTCACCTGGTTCATGGACAAGCTGGCCGCGATGGCCGCCCCGGATCATCCGGGGGCCGAGTTTCCGGCCGGGGACGGGCTTGCGATCTCGTTGGGGCTGGTGCATTTCCCGCTGCTGTTTGGCGGCGTCTGGACGATTGGAGCCGGCGCCCTGCCCGCCTTGGATAAACTTCTGATTTTCTTTGCGCTTTCCCTGTTCCTGGGGCAGGTCAGCAATTCCAACGCGCATGAATTGATCCACCGTGCGCCGCGGGCGATGCGGCGCCTTGGGATGGCGGTTTACGCCTCGGTTCTGTATGGGCACCATGCCTCGGCGCATGTGCGGGTGCATCACGTGCACGCCGCAACCGACCGCGACCCGAATTCAGCCCGGATCGGAGAGCATTTCTATGCTTTTGCCGCGCGCGCCTGGCGCGGCGAGTTGGTCGAGGGGTTTCGCGCCGAATCGCGGCTGCGTCGGGGCAAGGGGCTGCATCCCTATGTCGGTTATGGGCTGGCGTCCTTGCTGGCGCTCGCGGCCGCCTGGGCCCTGGCGGGGCTGGCAGGCGTGGCGGTTCTGCTGGCGCTGTCGGCCTATGCGCAGATGCAGCTGCTGCTGTCGGACTATGTCCAACACTATGGCCTGCGTCGCGGCCTGATCGACCCCGACAGGTGGGAACCGGTCGGCCCGCAGCATTCCTGGAACAGCCCGCATGGCTTTTCCAGCGCCCTGATGCTGAACGCACCGCGCCATTCCGACCACCACGCCCACCCGTCGCGCCCCTATCCGGGGCTGGATCTGGACCGCGCCGTCATGCCGATGCTGCCGCATTCGCTGCCGGTGATGGCCGTTCTGGCGCTGGTGCCGCCGCTGTGGCGGCGCGTGATGGACAAACGGGCGGCACGGTGGGCGCAACCGGCAGAGCTTCGCTGA
- a CDS encoding transglycosylase SLT domain-containing protein — MRFSVLFLVLSLLPAPLRAEPGTLCSPGAFGQVQCIRPGHFVHDTCQAIEAFAGENGLDAGFFARLIWQESRFNPNALSHANAQGIAQFIPSTARLRGLRDPYNPAEALEYSAEYLGELTRRYGNHGLAAVAYNGGERRADGLVAGTGGLAQETVDYVRIITGLRAETWVEEPPETHDYRLQKDKPFAEACHELARKRILTAYPSPEPALDPYGVQLAFGTSKSRAMAQYKEKVRACSAQVKGETPDLVWQKSRASPKGGYYMARIGRATRDAAWKLCGQLKARGCVCAVYKNR, encoded by the coding sequence ATGCGTTTTTCTGTGTTGTTTCTGGTCTTGTCCCTGCTGCCTGCCCCCCTGCGGGCCGAGCCGGGGACCCTGTGTTCGCCCGGGGCCTTTGGTCAGGTGCAATGCATTCGGCCGGGGCATTTCGTGCATGACACCTGTCAGGCAATCGAGGCCTTTGCCGGGGAAAACGGGCTGGACGCGGGGTTTTTCGCGCGGCTGATCTGGCAGGAAAGCCGGTTCAACCCCAACGCGCTAAGCCATGCCAACGCCCAGGGCATCGCGCAGTTCATCCCTTCGACCGCCCGTCTGCGCGGGCTGCGCGACCCCTACAACCCTGCCGAAGCGCTTGAATATTCGGCCGAATACCTGGGCGAGCTGACGCGCCGCTATGGCAATCACGGGCTGGCCGCCGTGGCCTATAACGGCGGCGAACGGCGGGCCGATGGGCTGGTGGCGGGCACTGGCGGGCTGGCGCAGGAAACCGTCGATTACGTGCGCATCATCACCGGCCTGCGCGCCGAAACCTGGGTCGAAGAGCCGCCCGAGACCCATGATTACCGCCTGCAAAAGGACAAACCCTTTGCCGAGGCCTGCCACGAGCTGGCTCGCAAACGCATCCTGACCGCCTACCCGTCGCCGGAACCGGCGCTTGATCCCTATGGGGTGCAGCTGGCCTTTGGCACGTCGAAATCGCGCGCCATGGCGCAGTACAAGGAAAAAGTGCGCGCCTGTTCGGCGCAGGTCAAAGGCGAGACGCCCGACCTTGTCTGGCAGAAAAGCCGCGCCTCGCCCAAGGGCGGATACTACATGGCGCGGATCGGCCGGGCGACGCGCGATGCGGCGTGGAAACTGTGCGGGCAGCTCAAGGCGCGGGGCTGTGTCTGTGCGGTCTACAAGAACCGCTAG